A part of Elusimicrobiales bacterium genomic DNA contains:
- a CDS encoding tetratricopeptide repeat protein: MNYIHQPSFASQEMQRVEKFLPFALAGICVLAFLPVLSNNFLNWDDPVYLTNNPVIRSLSLQNICGIFTEFHAGLYKPLVLLSFALEYHFFGLNPIVYHSVNLIFHIANALLVYWLMVLLTEKRFLAFAAALLFAVHPLRVESVAWIAERKDMLAAFFALLALHSHLALRRCGNYGYMVLSFGLLVLSMLSNAKAVMLPFIMIGMDVYTGAATLRKSVRDCLPSFIVVAFFAGLNYFALRTTDTLAAPSKIISANMPFVAAYGFLIYVGKTLLPLSLRALYPNPKGYPETLPICYLLAPVAVVVIVWLFLKFTREDRMARFGGAFFVIYLFPFLQWLPVQPGVAMEHLTYFPSIGLSLAVARFFERIINRRVAIAVFAIVIIILCALTWQRTKIWKDNYVFWTEWLSKDTDSNVAYSNRGLAYYRDGDMDSAISDYTKALELVPRASDYEARGCAYIKVKQFKLAISDFTEAIRFKPDFDEAYSNRAIAYGNISCHEEAFADSSKALEINPSNATARIVKTVAESKLKKL, from the coding sequence ATGAATTATATACATCAGCCATCTTTCGCATCTCAGGAAATGCAACGTGTGGAGAAGTTCCTACCGTTTGCTCTTGCCGGTATTTGCGTGTTAGCGTTTTTGCCGGTGCTCTCCAACAATTTCCTTAATTGGGACGACCCGGTTTATCTGACAAATAATCCTGTGATACGATCTCTTTCCCTGCAAAACATATGCGGGATATTCACAGAATTTCATGCGGGGCTATACAAACCGCTGGTCTTGTTGAGCTTCGCGCTGGAATATCATTTTTTTGGGTTAAATCCGATAGTTTATCACTCGGTAAACCTGATTTTTCATATTGCCAATGCGCTGCTGGTCTATTGGCTGATGGTGCTGCTAACTGAAAAACGGTTCCTGGCTTTTGCCGCCGCGCTGCTATTTGCCGTTCACCCGTTGCGGGTGGAGTCTGTCGCGTGGATTGCAGAACGAAAGGATATGCTTGCCGCATTTTTTGCGTTGCTGGCTTTGCATTCTCATCTGGCGTTGAGACGATGTGGCAATTACGGATACATGGTTTTGTCCTTCGGACTGCTGGTTTTATCCATGCTCTCCAACGCCAAAGCGGTGATGCTGCCGTTTATTATGATAGGAATGGATGTGTACACTGGCGCGGCTACGCTCAGAAAATCCGTGCGAGACTGCCTGCCATCTTTTATTGTTGTTGCATTTTTCGCGGGGCTTAACTACTTCGCCTTGCGCACAACGGACACATTGGCTGCGCCCAGTAAAATAATTTCAGCGAATATGCCTTTTGTCGCAGCTTATGGTTTCCTTATATATGTCGGCAAAACGCTGCTACCACTCAGTCTGCGCGCGCTTTACCCGAACCCAAAAGGCTATCCAGAAACCCTGCCGATATGCTATCTGCTTGCGCCGGTTGCGGTTGTTGTTATAGTCTGGCTGTTTCTGAAGTTTACGCGCGAAGACAGGATGGCTCGTTTCGGCGGGGCATTTTTCGTGATATATCTTTTCCCGTTCCTGCAATGGCTGCCGGTGCAACCGGGTGTGGCGATGGAGCATTTGACCTATTTCCCGTCTATAGGGCTGTCGCTTGCGGTGGCGCGGTTTTTTGAACGAATAATCAATCGCCGCGTAGCAATAGCGGTTTTCGCCATCGTGATTATAATCCTGTGCGCGCTTACATGGCAGCGGACAAAAATATGGAAGGACAACTACGTATTCTGGACCGAGTGGTTATCAAAGGATACTGATTCCAATGTCGCCTATTCAAACCGGGGGCTTGCCTATTATAGGGATGGAGATATGGATTCCGCCATCAGCGACTATACCAAGGCGCTTGAGCTTGTGCCGCGCGCGAGTGATTATGAGGCTCGCGGCTGCGCCTATATAAAAGTCAAACAATTTAAGCTGGCCATATCGGATTTTACCGAGGCTATCCGGTTCAAGCCAGATTTTGATGAAGCGTATTCCAATCGCGCTATTGCTTACGGCAATATTAGCTGCCATGAAGAGGCTTTTGCTGATTCCAGTAAAGCGCTAGAGATAAATCCCAGTAACGCGACCGCTAGAATTGTTAAAACCGTGGCGGAAAGTAAGTTAAAGAAATTATAA
- a CDS encoding tetratricopeptide repeat protein — protein MPEGKSKPGVLADNCEIWLYRISWYKGSFRKLPFMVSMQTDFLQRLRAIVAVKRQNDSDTTRTNKNPMWPLVFLLALTFIVFAPSLKGEFVMRDDNSYVVENPTLRLPGIKEVFTTSPLGYYHPLTILSYKIEYSVAGTKPALYRATNIVLHLANCGLVYYFMLLAGGDIAAALFTTMLFALHPLRVEAVAWISSRKDLLACLFLMGMLTTYLHYLKSFERKWLWTSAILFAFALLSKPVVLLAPLILPFFDWRAGRAISSEILLEKTPYLVPAAGICFLSFFLDKFFINSSISGDGFLLGQRFAMCGYATSFYIGKLLWPANLSSPYPALRLPPGFWACYLHSASITIIFGCFFAARALRRHLFGPAFFALTLLPVLPFMNFIPADKYTYIPAFGLFYTAGFGFSWVYKRIQLGSLSLALGLAVGLAYISFHRVKVWNTNLSLCNDVIAKEPPNLGMKGATGGISSIEFTYAVTHLNRGLTYANLNRYNEAIADYNKAIALDPSGACGAHQAGAAHNSRGIANYALKRYDEAIADCTRAIILDPSGTCGASQAGTAYNNRGSAYLAIKQYDKALADYTKAIQLNPEFSNAYSNRAIVYGSMGNHGLALADFTKALALDASNETATIGKTVAEKMLGSVKPATDR, from the coding sequence ATGCCCGAAGGCAAATCAAAGCCAGGGGTTCTTGCAGACAACTGCGAAATTTGGCTATATAGAATAAGCTGGTATAAGGGCTCTTTCCGAAAACTACCATTTATGGTTTCTATGCAAACCGATTTTTTGCAGCGACTGCGCGCAATTGTTGCGGTAAAAAGACAAAACGATTCCGACACAACCCGAACTAATAAAAACCCGATGTGGCCGCTTGTGTTTTTGCTGGCGTTAACATTCATTGTGTTTGCCCCTTCGCTCAAAGGCGAGTTTGTGATGCGGGATGATAATAGTTATGTCGTTGAAAATCCGACGCTACGCCTGCCGGGAATTAAAGAAGTGTTCACAACCTCGCCGTTAGGCTATTACCATCCTCTTACAATTCTCTCCTACAAAATTGAGTATTCTGTAGCCGGAACTAAGCCAGCGCTTTATCGTGCAACAAATATCGTGTTGCACCTTGCCAATTGCGGGCTCGTCTATTATTTCATGCTGCTTGCCGGTGGCGATATTGCGGCGGCGCTATTTACCACGATGTTGTTTGCTCTCCATCCTCTGCGTGTGGAGGCGGTAGCGTGGATATCCAGCAGAAAGGATTTGCTGGCCTGCTTATTTTTAATGGGAATGCTTACTACTTATCTGCACTACTTGAAATCGTTTGAACGGAAATGGCTGTGGACGTCAGCAATCTTGTTCGCGTTTGCGTTGTTGTCAAAGCCTGTTGTACTGCTTGCACCGCTTATATTGCCATTCTTTGACTGGCGCGCCGGGCGCGCGATAAGCAGCGAAATTTTACTGGAGAAAACCCCCTATTTAGTCCCGGCGGCGGGGATTTGCTTCTTATCGTTTTTTCTGGACAAGTTCTTTATCAACAGCTCAATATCAGGCGACGGTTTTTTGCTCGGACAAAGGTTTGCAATGTGCGGATACGCAACCTCATTTTATATTGGAAAACTGTTGTGGCCGGCGAATTTATCATCCCCTTATCCTGCGCTGAGATTGCCTCCAGGATTTTGGGCCTGCTATCTGCACTCAGCCAGCATCACTATTATATTCGGCTGTTTTTTCGCGGCGCGCGCATTGAGACGACATCTGTTTGGTCCGGCATTTTTCGCGCTGACGCTATTGCCGGTGCTGCCTTTTATGAATTTTATCCCGGCCGACAAGTACACCTATATCCCCGCGTTTGGATTGTTCTATACTGCCGGCTTTGGTTTTTCATGGGTGTATAAACGCATTCAGTTGGGCTCATTATCGTTGGCTTTGGGGCTGGCGGTTGGGTTGGCATATATCTCTTTCCATCGTGTAAAAGTATGGAATACCAATCTTTCGTTATGCAATGATGTGATAGCCAAAGAACCGCCAAACCTCGGCATGAAAGGCGCTACCGGAGGTATTTCCAGCATTGAGTTCACTTATGCCGTCACTCACCTCAACCGCGGGCTTACCTACGCCAATCTCAATCGGTATAACGAGGCTATTGCCGATTACAATAAAGCCATCGCGCTTGACCCATCTGGAGCATGCGGCGCACATCAGGCTGGCGCAGCCCACAATAGCAGGGGAATCGCAAATTATGCCCTCAAACGGTATGACGAAGCTATTGCCGATTGCACCAGGGCCATCATACTTGACCCGTCCGGAACATGTGGGGCGAGTCAGGCAGGTACGGCTTATAATAACAGAGGAAGCGCATACCTTGCCATCAAACAATATGACAAAGCTTTGGCAGATTACACCAAAGCTATTCAGCTAAATCCGGAATTCTCTAATGCGTATTCCAACCGCGCAATAGTTTACGGCAGCATGGGGAATCATGGGCTGGCTCTGGCAGATTTCACAAAAGCACTGGCGCTGGACGCCAGCAATGAAACAGCCACAATTGGCAAAACCGTCGCCGAAAAGATGCTGGGTTCAGTCAAGCCTGCAACTGACAGATAA
- the rplM gene encoding 50S ribosomal protein L13, translating into MQKTWLPSRSEVEASRKWHYVDASSLPLGRLATKVASLLAGKHKRTQAPLMDCGDFVVVTNAEKVKLTGNKPEQKFYFHHTGYNNGAKVVPFKRQMANDPTRVVELAVKRMLDDNKLRAHRMRRLKVFKGAEHTYPVAKPKAAKAA; encoded by the coding sequence ATGCAGAAGACATGGTTGCCCTCACGTTCGGAAGTGGAAGCGTCGCGCAAATGGCATTATGTGGACGCCTCCTCCCTGCCGCTGGGCCGGCTGGCCACGAAAGTGGCTTCGCTGCTGGCGGGAAAACATAAAAGAACCCAGGCCCCGCTTATGGACTGCGGCGATTTTGTAGTCGTAACCAATGCGGAAAAAGTGAAACTCACCGGCAACAAGCCGGAACAGAAGTTTTACTTCCACCACACCGGCTATAACAACGGCGCCAAAGTGGTCCCCTTCAAGCGCCAGATGGCCAACGACCCCACCCGGGTCGTGGAACTGGCCGTAAAGCGCATGCTGGACGACAACAAGCTTCGCGCGCACAGAATGCGCCGGCTTAAGGTCTTCAAGGGCGCGGAACATACATATCCCGTCGCCAAACCCAAAGCGGCCAAGGCGGCATAA
- the rpsI gene encoding 30S ribosomal protein S9: MTDTITATGRRKTSVAQVVATPGGDGAITINGKPMAEYFRGCPRFQLAANAPVVAVEAAKTYAYKVKVDGGGVSSQAGAVRHAIARAVATFSEADHKTVKKLGYLTRDARMVERKKPGRPKARRRFQFSKR, from the coding sequence ATGACAGACACCATCACAGCCACCGGACGCAGGAAAACCTCAGTGGCGCAGGTAGTCGCCACTCCGGGGGGCGACGGCGCAATCACCATCAACGGCAAGCCGATGGCGGAGTATTTCCGCGGCTGCCCCCGCTTCCAGCTTGCGGCCAATGCGCCTGTAGTTGCCGTGGAAGCCGCCAAGACATACGCCTATAAGGTGAAGGTGGACGGCGGCGGCGTTTCCAGCCAGGCAGGCGCGGTGCGCCATGCCATCGCGCGCGCGGTAGCCACGTTTTCGGAAGCGGACCATAAAACGGTCAAGAAACTGGGATACCTCACCCGCGACGCCCGCATGGTGGAGCGTAAAAAGCCGGGCCGCCCCAAGGCGAGACGGCGTTTCCAGTTCTCCAAACGTTAA